ccaacattttaattaaaagtaggCAGGATTGAGGGACTTGTAgcctaaggcagtggtccgaccgccgacgatgaacgagaaacgagtagaactagaaacttaaacgagttggcgatcagcgggaagtgagtgtgtagtttcgatagttttgtcgccgggctataagtgTGCttagtgcgacgagcgattactcgcgctattcgcccgcggtcgctcagtcctgtgcaaaacTGCGCGCGCGtcacacgtgttcaagcgagcgagcatcgctgaacgaatatcgctgagcgagtttatttttgaaagctcgtcgctcagcgacaaaactagtaaagcgagtcgtcgccggcagtgtgaacagttagagaacaacttttgatatacgcatctctttcgtttacacggaatgtacatttattgtgcgtttcttgagagagaaagtcgccgatagttagtcgtttttgGTTAGGTTAAAAAAAGTTTGGTATAAAGaggaatatttttagggttccgtacctcaaaaggaaaaacggaacccttataggatcactttgttgtctgtctgtctgtctgtctgtctgtctgtgcgtctgtccgtctgtctgtcaagaaacctacagggtacttcccgttgacctagaatcatgaaatttggcaggtaggtaggtcttatagctgacatttggggaaaaatctgaaaaccgtaaatttagggttagatcacacaaaaaaaattaaattgtggtcatgaactaataattagtattttcaactttcgaagtgagataactatatcaagtggggtatcatatgaaaggtcttcacctgtacattctaaaacagatttttatttatttttatgcatcatagtttttgaattgtcgtgcaaaatgtcgaaaaatacgactgtagtacggaactctcattgcgcgagcctgactcgcacttggccggttttttcggaGTGTATATATCCACGTTCTTACCTCGCATTCAATTTTGGCCGTTTTGTTGTTATGTGGGATGTAGAGTATGTTATTCGGGACCCGTATGTATGGACTGACTGAAATAAAAGCAAAACAATAACAAGAGTGCCAGAGTGgcttcattttgacgtcatttgacgtaaatttaagtaaaaatataccatcagcttgaaacttcagtctagtgctgacgtcactaaaaaggcggccacgcgcgtttgcaatttttttttttttttttttaataaagaatattagccatattaaatgactaatattcccctttcctctccaattaagcgtcaggcttttgctaggagtaggtacgacaatagtgcaacgggcgggatttcaaccgtcgacctttcggttttcagtccactcctataccggttgagctattgaggctcaaatttgcgggacttatacccaaTTATGTGGTGTAATCTACTTACAGTGAACTTCCACGTCTGTGGTCTGGTTGGCAGGCGGTTGCATGCCGTTGTTGGCGAGGCAAACATACTTGCCAGTATGCCATCGCGACACATTCGGAATGTTCAACACGTGTCCGCTTACTGACGCGTCTCGCCAGGAGCCCTGGAAAAATTAGGACCATAGAACTCCCACAGGCGCGCAAGACTCTAACTTTGGACCCGAAACAGGAGTTTCTAATCAGTGAAATATTCATTACGATTGATTTCATTTCTGTCCTTTTCAGATTTACAAAACgtttatacctactcgtaacatCAGAGTGTTTGGGCAAAAAGTTTTGgcctagcttttcacagcttttATAACGATTTGAAGAGAATAGAAAGAATTGAATACTTAGGTTAAGACCAAGTTGAGACATTCTGGAAAAAATATCAAGAAGTTAGGGCTCTTCTCTGGAGACGCGGCCAAATATGAGAGCGTTTATGCGAAAGCGTTTGCTTGTTATAATTTGGCGTAGTACGACGCGTAACGCAACGCACCACGCGACGCGCAACGCGCCTTGTCTCCACAGAAGAGCCCTTAGGGAACTTGCACTTTCAACCAGCTATTAATAGGGATGACTTTTTATTATCATTAGATAATTATCAAACTGACTCTCTTGACTCCAGAGAACATTCTTAAAATCGTACAGAGAgagataaataggtacctaagtcaaAGACCAGAATAACAAtgtgtgataactgataacttAATACTGGTATTCGTCGTTACCTGTATAATAGGAGTACCATCAGCTCTTCTCCACTCGATAGCTGCCTCGGGGAAGGCCTTCGGGTTGCAGTCTATTCGCATTGTGTCGCCTTCTCTCACTATTAACCTTGGGTTGTCCACTAAAATGTATTTCAGTTGTAAATACTTTAGGAAATCTCATCTCATTGCAAGGTAAGTATTTGGCAAATGTCTTCTATCTCatagaagagagagagagaaatatAGCACTTGGGAACTCCATATGCACCAGGACGGGGTGGTAGGTTTAGTTCTGAACTCATGGAAACTTAATCgcaaccatcatcatcatcatcatcatctcaactcatcGTCAGCCAACTAAGCATAGGCCTCCTCTCATAATAAGAAGTGTCATAGTTAACCACGTTGgttaagtgcggattgacagacttcacaaaccATCAAGAATCACATCATGGTGAAATCATGCATGCATCATGGatgtttcctcgcgatgttttccttcttatgtgtgtatgttcagtaaagcaaatgatatttagtAGCTTACCGCAACACCAAtgacgaatttttaaaaattaaattcaatatctgtcatgtcatcatcatcatgatcaacccatcaccggcgcactgcagagcacgggtctcctctaagagtgagaagggtttgggtctaccacgctggccatgtgcggattggtaggcttaacacaccattgagaacattacggagaactctcaggcatgcaggtttcctcacgatgctttaattacttaaaacgcacataacttgaaaagttagagatgcgtgcccggaattgaacccccgacctctgattagaaggccgacgtcctaaccactaggctatcacagcttgtatcTGTCATGTAGAAATATACCAAAATAAAGAGCTAACGTGCAAAAGTAGGAGGTATAAACATTTGGTTTTCTTTGGTGTAGTTGTAGATCGATAAGCCGGGTTTGCCAGGGAGTCCGTCACGTCCGTCATTCCCTCGCTGGCCTTTAGGTCCTATCGGACCACGGTCCCCCTTCGGCCCTCTTACACCAGCAGGCCCTTGAGCTCCAGGTCGACCTGAAATTGAACATTTACTACTTATTTATCGATCAACTCATATATGTCAGTTTCACTGGggtagattaattttattttgagactagctgttgcccgcggcttcgcccacgtggattaaggtttttaacaatcccgtaggaactctttggttttccgggataaaaagtagcctatgtcactctccaggtcttagcTATACCCATGATcagactatacccatgcaaaaaatcaggtcaatccgttgcaccgtcgcgacgtgattgaaggacaaaccaacaaacaaacactttcgtatttataataagtgtactgagaggcttgcgcttgacgataaTCATGCCTGAGAAAAGATGAGGTCTagattggagcgcgcttgcctagaagatgcaaataaaattgttttgtttaGGATACGTAATAACTAAAGcataagttaaataaaaataattgtatattcTGCATACGCACCATCTTTCCCATCCTTTCCATTTTTCCCGGGGCTGCCATCTTTGCCCGGAATACCGTCTCGCCCGTCCTTCCCAGGGGCGCCGTCGGCTCCATTCCTACCGGATAAGCCATCCAAGCCTGGTTCACCAGGGACTCCATCTCGTCCATCTAGCCCCGGATTGCCAGGGAAACCACGTTCACCTATTCAGTGACATTTAGCAATTAAACAACGGAGGTCAAAAACTATAGTGGTTCACCTACTTTTAatagtagtttatgaaacggttGCATAATGGGTGGTATTAAAACACGAGTTGTAATGTAAGTTTAAATAATGAGCCGTAGGcgagttttttaataataacgcAGCCAGTGTTCTGGGCACCTTGCCTCGAACGGCGAAATAAAGCTAAGGAAATATATTCTTATTCATGATTCAGAGATTTTTTCCGCTGTTTTGCTAATATTTCGAGGTTTAAGTTGACAAACCCTCAACGGCGATTTTTGTTTCAACACTAACTGGTAGCAACAGAAATACCTACAAACCTTTTGGACCTGGTGGTCCACCAGGACCTCTTAACCCTGGACTTCCTGATGTGCCGGGTGCACCTGGGTCTCCTCTCTCACCCTTCGGTCCAGTAGGCCCCGTAGGGCCACTGGGTCCTCGCACACCAGGTGGACAATAATCCTGCGTCGCTTTGCAGAAGCCTTGAACTACTTTGTACTGAAAAAAGAAACATTGtgaactttagttttaagtttgcgttataattatcaccactatattatcttacaaatctaacactataccagacaatcaataagagtaatttattacctattttgaataaatcatttgacttttgacttttgacttttgacttttgacttttgtgaTGTGTATGTAGGTTGACTGTTGACGATAGCCATAAAAATTGGTTAAGAGAGACTCGCACACcacggttccgtaccatcgtacaagaattaacacatttaattttttcaattttcatagcggccattttaaagtttttattatatttgttgttatagcggcaatagaaatataatatatattctgtgaaaatttcaactctcgtGAACCGGAAAGACCTATTACGGTACACGAGATTCAGCCCGCTGACGGACAGGCGGACGCAGCGGGGCGGCtcagtaataggatcccgttgggcCCCTTCGAGTACGAAACCATGAAAACTTGTAGGCTactaaatcaataaataaatacaaaatataaatgtctAAGGGtgacatctatagagcgcactctgacttagctaaGATTTAAGAcagggttaaaacgagacagagctatatctctcccataaatctgtctcgttttaactcaatcctaAGTCTAATTCTTCAGACATCGTTAAACTTACTGGTACTCTCGAGTAACTGGTCAGCCACACCCAGGTGTCACCTCCAGGCGCGGCCCCCTTAGCGCCAGTCCGCTTCATCTCGTTTGTGTCTTTCATCTCCAGCTGGGACTTTATCTTGGGGTCGAAAAACTCTACATGGGGGCCTTCCGTGTAGTCCTCTTGCATCACTGAAGATGTTTTCTACCAGAAAAGTCATATTATATTgaaggatatttttttaatttatagactagcgcttggctgcaatcagacctggtggccagtgatgatgcagcttaagatggagcgcgcttgcctagaagatacctattcactcttgacttgatggtacccatattataatttgagGGGAGAACTGATGCTGGAAAGGTGTtaaaatcttagcggttcgaattagaaatgaggaggcaaatcgcaaTCGTATCCgtagaatttcgactacgtacgggttcAGACCTTGGCCATGCCTTTCGATACGATATCtgtaaagtcgcttcccgctgcctgtatgtatgaacgcgtagatcttttaaactacgcaacggattttaatgcggttttcaccaatagatagagtgattcaagaggaaggtttataggtattaagtttaagtctcaaaaaattagagatccctaggaaaatttaaatctcactgacaccacattagtatctacactgcaccTATGCAAggccggggcgggttgctagtttaTGATATAGTGGGATGACCGTCTCTGCATAGGAGGATGGTTCGCGGTCTTACCAGTCTTAAGTGGCTGCTCATTCAGATGACTGTATGCTATTAAGTATTAACTGACATCAGTAATAAAAGTTCAGAATTGAGAAGAACAATGGAGCCGGCTGTGGCGGTGTTGTAATGGATATATGACACTAAACGGTGACATGAAAAGAGCCTCCCAttataccgatcacaagcacccggcgtccctggaagcagcTACTACATGAACAAAATCAATAGGCTGACTAATCTTTGCACCACGACGGCTACCTTTAAGACCGAGGTATCGTGGTTGCGGATTTTTAGAGTGCCCATGTTtaaggtgaccgtcgactcgagaagatgAACGAGTCGCAAAGAACTACTGGGTACAAGCGCCACAAGACCAAAAAAGGGTTCAAGAGTCTACAAGaaacctgtgtccagcagtggatgtctatcgattGACGATGCCGAAAATTCCACTGGAATAAATCCTGTATAAGACAATTTAGAAAAACCATTTTTCATCCAGTTAATCGAGCACTGAGAAACCTAGATTGATGAAAAATCTTGGGCAATAAAGAAAGCGATTTCTAATATAAtatcttttaaaatttaactgCCCTTGTAACATTGGGTATCAGTTTAGTCGTTTCagtctgtagtctgtactaAAAAGCCACGGTCGACGCTTCCCACCAGTTCAGAccaaaaaattttacaaactaTGATGAAGAAGAATTAGAATCTCCTacatttttaagatttaagaAGTCAGGAAAATGTATGATGTTTAATCATCTACTTACAACCATGGCATCCCTTTTTAGCCTATGCGAAGTAGTACCAGTTACTTGAAGTAGATACGCCTCAAATTTTTCTTCTATTTTCATATCGATAACACTTTTCACCGCACTATTATCCATATCGagaatattattaatttcaacATTGTCCACATAATTGTACGCTTGTATTAATAAGGAAACAACACCACACACGCACGCGAAATACGAAATCCGTTTACAACATTGGGTATCCCGACTATCGATAAAGTTATCGATAGAAACTTTTCGTTTGCTGCCTTTATTTGAATTCGTAATCATTTTGCTATCATTTTAAACATCACTTACACCAAATTCTGTAATGAAACTACGTTGAagatcattttgaaattttagctTATCACAATTGTCGTAAATACCGTTTTGTAGTAAATTCCGTATAGTTAACCgtttggtttgtcggtttgtacACAGTGTTACTGACTTATCTCTTCTGTATGTATGTCGCAGGGTAATGACAAAAATTAGGGTTTTCATCAAATGTCTAGCTGCAGTAACTTCTAGGGGATCAGCCTAGCTGCCCAGCGCGAAAGTGCAGccaatattcttggcaccattccacgtagacatgatttgtacagtaattagataaggctagctttaagttttattgtaatattttcaattaaaaaaaaacttcacgtTAAAATTTGTTGTGGCAAAGTGTGAATTACTTAGACTGAAATGATAATTATTAGCATACATTTAAATTGATGActccattattttaattaacactattactttttttttttcagaatttttCATCAACTAAGATTGAAAACAAAATGCAGCTTTTTGACAGAAAcacaattaaataggtacatatacttAAATGTTGAAGAATCTGCAAGCAATGTTTTAGCAAttataaaatccatactttcTCTAATTCTTTACCATATTTACCTGGCTGCGTtagttgtgggcttcttctaaGACCAGGGTGCATTTCGATCCCATGTACCTTTAAGTTCACACCAATtaaatcattatcttacaatttCCATTGACAATCAAGAACTGTAAatggtataacgcgtaaaatttaactttttgtgtcaaatttcatgtcaaaagtaggattttagttctcattttaaaggtgaaccgtacttttgacatgacagttgatccattgagttaaaatggtgcgtgaggagtcattttgtatggactattaTAGTCCATACCCAATATTATAGTCCAACTTATTTGGGGTTTGAGTTTAATTCAGGTTTAAGATCAAACTTCAGGACTCAACACAGGTTTTTGATCAAAGTCCTGATTTCGATATGTCTCTGCGACATTTATAATCCGGACAAATATGGCGCTTCCTGTACGATAGGAGTTGCACAATGACCCGCTCTCCCGACTCCGATAACCAATTGAGACTGACTATTAAACAGCATTCGACAATTtaccaatttgtataaatattCTATGTACTTAACGGTTTAATTCTAtgtaagaaaaaaccggccaagtgcgagtcagactcgcgcaccgtacctttgctcagtagtggactggcAATAGGTTGTGATGATGATAAGTGATAATGTTTTACGTAACGGTTTATAAGCTTGGATAGGTTTCTTCTGAGACCGGCGCATTTTGAACTTCTCCTTTTCGTAGCTTTTGTTTTAAGTGGACGTAAAATTTTCACCATTACCTcatt
Above is a window of Maniola hyperantus chromosome 20, iAphHyp1.2, whole genome shotgun sequence DNA encoding:
- the LOC117991799 gene encoding uncharacterized protein; its protein translation is MITNSNKGSKRKVSIDNFIDSRDTQCCKRISYFACVCGVVSLLIQAYNYVDNVEINNILDMDNSAVKSVIDMKIEEKFEAYLLQVTGTTSHRLKRDAMVKTSSVMQEDYTEGPHVEFFDPKIKSQLEMKDTNEMKRTGAKGAAPGGDTWVWLTSYSRVPYKVVQGFCKATQDYCPPGVRGPSGPTGPTGPKGERGDPGAPGTSGSPGLRGPGGPPGPKGERGFPGNPGLDGRDGVPGEPGLDGLSGRNGADGAPGKDGRDGIPGKDGSPGKNGKDGKDGRPGAQGPAGVRGPKGDRGPIGPKGQRGNDGRDGLPGKPGLSIYNYTKENQMFIPPTFALDNPRLIVREGDTMRIDCNPKAFPEAAIEWRRADGTPIIQGSWRDASVSGHVLNIPNVSRWHTGKYVCLANNGMQPPANQTTDVEVHFSPYIRVPNNILYIPHNNKTAKIECEIQAWPEPVLAWECDGLTLEGARFKTDVATTGDPWRWIMRLEIANFREHDLRLYSCVAKNELNNKTVKGHIKLMYAGPNQQNQIQQPMEFGSPPPILTSYEELCKVQKCPSCARCDRALLLISTMNSTAGYKLSRNLNCQLYAIGKPVYHRYKEELFGAWLRDSNATDSQKEKLWTTQENDVERLREYRSKASFKSDQVDEFHKLQKPFFGNGHVVFSGSFFYQANESGNPGDIIRYDLTQSRIKSVHLPHADGRLYSAQHNQVDFSADDNGLWAIYSIAESNNTAVAKLSFDPNRDDFNIDYIWNISLNHKQMGEMFIVCGVLYALDSATERESKVTVAIDLYLSKPVEVSLQFTNPFRKTTQLGYDHMHKELYSWDRGNQLTYPVRYNEIP